A window of the Enterobacteriaceae bacterium 4M9 genome harbors these coding sequences:
- the glnA gene encoding glutamate--ammonia ligase: MSAEHVLTLINEHNVKFIDLRFTDTKGKEQHVTIPAHQVDADFFEEGKMFDGSSIGGWKGINESDMVLMPDPSTAVIDPFYEEPTLILRCDILEPGTMQGYDRDPRSIAKRAEDYLRSTGIADTVLFGPEPEFFLFDDIRFGSSISGSHVAIDDIEGAWNSGTKYEGGNKGHRPAVKGGYFPVPPVDSAQDLRSTMCLVMEEMGLVVEAHHHEVATAGQNEVATRFNTMTKKADEIQIYKYVVHNVAHRFGKTATFMPKPMFGDNGSGMHCHMSLSKNGTNLFAGDKYAGLSEQALFYIGGVIKHAKAINALANPTTNSYKRLVPGYEAPVMLAYSAANRSASIRIPVVASPKARRIEVRFPDPAANPYLCFAALLMAGLDGIKNRIHPGEAMDKNLYDLPPEEAKEIPQVAGSLEEALNELDLDREFLTAGGVFTNEAIDAYIALRLEENDRVRMTPHPVEFELYYSV; encoded by the coding sequence ATGTCCGCTGAGCACGTTCTGACGCTGATAAACGAACACAACGTTAAATTTATCGACCTGCGTTTCACCGACACCAAAGGCAAAGAGCAGCACGTTACCATTCCGGCTCACCAGGTTGATGCCGACTTCTTTGAAGAAGGTAAAATGTTTGACGGTTCCTCTATCGGCGGCTGGAAGGGCATTAACGAATCCGACATGGTACTGATGCCGGACCCGTCCACCGCGGTCATTGACCCGTTCTACGAAGAGCCGACCCTTATCTTGCGCTGCGACATTCTGGAGCCGGGCACCATGCAGGGCTACGACCGCGACCCGCGCTCTATTGCCAAGCGCGCTGAAGACTACCTGCGCTCTACCGGCATTGCCGACACCGTACTGTTCGGGCCGGAGCCGGAGTTCTTCCTGTTTGATGACATCCGCTTTGGTTCTTCTATCTCCGGCTCTCACGTGGCTATCGATGACATCGAAGGCGCATGGAACAGCGGCACCAAATATGAAGGCGGCAACAAAGGCCACCGCCCGGCAGTAAAAGGCGGTTACTTCCCGGTTCCACCGGTCGACTCCGCTCAGGACCTGCGCTCCACCATGTGTCTGGTGATGGAAGAGATGGGCCTGGTCGTTGAAGCGCACCACCACGAAGTGGCAACCGCAGGTCAGAACGAAGTGGCAACCCGCTTCAACACCATGACCAAAAAAGCCGACGAAATTCAGATCTACAAATATGTGGTGCACAACGTGGCGCACCGCTTCGGCAAAACCGCAACCTTTATGCCTAAGCCGATGTTTGGTGATAACGGCTCCGGTATGCACTGCCACATGTCGCTGTCCAAAAACGGCACTAACCTGTTCGCAGGCGACAAGTACGCCGGTCTGTCTGAGCAGGCGCTGTTCTACATCGGCGGCGTGATTAAGCACGCGAAAGCCATCAACGCCCTGGCAAACCCGACCACCAACTCCTACAAGCGTCTGGTGCCAGGTTACGAAGCACCGGTGATGCTGGCCTACTCTGCGGCTAACCGCTCTGCTTCTATCCGTATTCCGGTTGTGGCATCACCGAAAGCTCGCCGCATTGAAGTGCGCTTCCCGGACCCGGCGGCTAACCCGTACCTGTGCTTTGCCGCACTGCTGATGGCAGGCCTGGACGGCATTAAAAACCGCATCCACCCGGGCGAAGCGATGGACAAAAACCTCTACGACCTGCCGCCGGAAGAAGCTAAAGAAATCCCGCAGGTTGCCGGTTCTCTGGAAGAAGCGCTTAACGAGCTGGATCTGGAC
- the typA gene encoding ribosome-dependent GTPase TypA, whose translation MIENLRNIAIIAHVDHGKTTLVDKLLQQSGTFGERNELTERVMDSNDLEKERGITILAKNTAINWRDYRINIVDTPGHADFGGEVERVMSMVDSVLLLVDAMDGPMPQTRFVTQKAFANGLKPIVVINKVDRPGARPDWVVDQVFDLFVNLGATDEQLDFPIVYASALNGIAGLDHEDMAEDMTPLFETIVKHVEAPNVDLNGPFQMQISQLDYNNYLGVIGIGRIKRGVVKPNQQVTIIDAEGKRRNGKVGQVLGHMGLQRIETASAEAGDIIAITGLGELNISDTLCDPLTVEALPPLSVDEPTVSMYYCVNTSPFCGKEGKYVTSRQILDRLNKELVHNVALRVEETEDPDAFRVSGRGELHLSVLIENMRREGFELAVSRPKVIFREIDGRRQEPFEQVTLDIEEQHQGSVMEALGLRKGDLRDMMPDGKGRVRLDYIIPSRGLIGFRTEFMTMTSGTGLLYSTFSHYDDIRQGEIGQRQNGVLISNGQGKAVAYALYSLQDRGKLFLGHGAEVYEGQIIGIHSRSNDLTVNCLTGKKLTNMRASGTDEATTLSPPIKMTLEQALEFIDDDELVEVTPTSIRLRKRHLTENDRRRANRGPKE comes from the coding sequence GTGATCGAAAATCTGCGTAACATCGCCATTATTGCGCACGTTGACCATGGTAAAACGACCCTGGTTGATAAGCTGCTGCAACAATCTGGCACCTTCGGTGAGCGTAATGAGCTGACCGAGCGAGTCATGGACTCTAACGATCTGGAAAAAGAACGTGGGATTACCATTCTCGCGAAAAATACGGCTATTAACTGGCGTGACTACCGCATCAACATCGTTGATACCCCAGGGCACGCCGACTTCGGTGGTGAAGTAGAACGCGTAATGTCGATGGTTGACTCTGTTCTGCTGCTTGTCGATGCAATGGATGGCCCGATGCCGCAGACTCGCTTTGTGACTCAGAAAGCTTTTGCTAACGGTCTGAAGCCTATCGTCGTCATTAACAAAGTTGACCGTCCTGGCGCGCGTCCGGACTGGGTTGTGGACCAGGTATTTGACCTGTTCGTAAACCTGGGCGCGACCGACGAGCAGCTGGACTTCCCTATCGTTTACGCGTCTGCGCTTAACGGTATCGCGGGTCTGGACCATGAAGACATGGCCGAAGACATGACCCCGCTGTTTGAAACCATCGTCAAGCACGTAGAAGCGCCGAACGTTGACCTCAACGGCCCGTTCCAGATGCAAATCTCCCAGCTGGACTACAACAACTATCTGGGCGTTATCGGCATCGGCCGCATCAAGCGCGGCGTAGTCAAGCCGAACCAGCAGGTCACCATTATTGATGCTGAAGGCAAGCGTCGTAACGGTAAAGTCGGCCAGGTGCTGGGCCACATGGGTCTGCAGCGTATTGAAACGGCTTCTGCGGAAGCGGGCGATATCATTGCTATCACCGGTCTGGGTGAGCTGAACATCTCTGACACGCTGTGCGATCCGCTGACCGTTGAGGCGCTGCCGCCGCTGTCTGTGGATGAGCCGACCGTTTCTATGTACTACTGCGTAAACACCTCACCGTTCTGCGGTAAAGAAGGTAAATACGTCACCTCTCGCCAGATTCTGGACCGCCTGAATAAAGAGCTGGTTCACAACGTGGCGCTGCGTGTAGAAGAAACCGAAGACCCGGATGCCTTCCGCGTGTCTGGCCGTGGTGAACTGCACCTGTCCGTACTTATCGAAAACATGCGTCGTGAAGGTTTCGAACTGGCGGTATCCCGTCCGAAAGTTATCTTCCGTGAAATCGATGGCCGCCGTCAGGAGCCGTTCGAGCAGGTGACGCTGGATATCGAAGAACAGCACCAGGGTTCCGTCATGGAAGCGCTGGGCCTGCGTAAGGGCGACCTGCGTGACATGATGCCGGACGGCAAAGGCCGCGTGCGTCTTGATTACATCATCCCGAGCCGTGGTCTTATCGGTTTCCGTACCGAGTTCATGACCATGACCTCTGGTACCGGTCTGCTGTACTCAACCTTCAGCCACTATGACGATATTCGTCAGGGTGAAATCGGCCAGCGCCAGAACGGCGTACTGATTTCCAACGGCCAGGGCAAAGCAGTGGCTTACGCACTGTACAGCCTGCAGGACCGCGGTAAGCTGTTCCTGGGCCACGGTGCGGAAGTGTATGAAGGCCAGATCATCGGTATTCACAGCCGTTCTAACGACCTGACCGTTAACTGCCTGACTGGTAAGAAGCTGACCAACATGCGTGCTTCCGGTACTGACGAAGCCACCACCCTGTCTCCGCCGATTAAAATGACGCTGGAGCAGGCGCTGGAGTTCATCGATGACGACGAACTGGTAGAAGTCACGCCGACCTCTATTCGTCTGCGTAAGCGCCACCTGACGGAAAACGACCGTCGCCGCGCGAACCGTGGTCCGAAAGAGTAA
- a CDS encoding DUF202 domain-containing protein has translation MKISRVGEAPDYRFSLANERTFLAWIRTALGFLAAGVGLDQLAPDFATPLVREAVALLLCVFAGGLAVWGYLRWLRNEKAMRLRMDLPYTRALPVISAVMVLAAIIVIAMVLYAG, from the coding sequence ATGAAAATTTCCCGCGTGGGCGAAGCGCCGGATTACCGCTTTTCGCTGGCAAACGAGCGCACCTTTCTGGCGTGGATCCGCACCGCGCTGGGCTTTCTCGCCGCAGGCGTGGGGCTTGACCAGTTAGCACCGGACTTTGCCACGCCGCTGGTGCGCGAAGCGGTAGCGCTGCTGCTATGCGTGTTTGCCGGGGGGCTTGCGGTGTGGGGTTACCTGCGCTGGCTGCGTAACGAAAAGGCGATGCGCCTGCGTATGGATTTGCCGTATACCAGAGCGCTGCCGGTTATCAGCGCTGTGATGGTGCTGGCGGCGATTATCGTCATTGCGATGGTGCTCTATGCCGGATAG
- a CDS encoding DUF202 domain-containing protein: MPDSRRARRVADPGLQPERTSLAWLRTLLGYGALMALALRHAWNEAGALFWASLLILAMVTALIYGYARERNLMDIALEDFAQPRAVRAKLFVALAVLLLAIIFAVLHVRQLMLLWGI; encoded by the coding sequence ATGCCGGATAGCCGCCGGGCGCGGCGCGTGGCCGATCCTGGGTTACAGCCGGAGCGCACCTCGCTTGCCTGGCTGCGCACGCTGCTTGGCTACGGTGCGCTGATGGCGCTGGCGCTGCGTCACGCCTGGAATGAGGCCGGCGCGTTGTTCTGGGCCTCACTGCTGATTCTGGCGATGGTGACGGCGCTGATTTATGGCTATGCGCGTGAGCGTAATCTGATGGATATCGCACTGGAGGATTTCGCACAGCCGCGCGCGGTGCGGGCAAAGCTGTTCGTTGCGCTGGCGGTGCTGCTGCTGGCGATTATCTTCGCCGTGCTGCACGTGCGCCAGCTGATGCTGCTGTGGGGAATATAA
- the emrD gene encoding multidrug efflux MFS transporter EmrD: MRTLASRHLLLMLILLVAVGQMAQTIYIPAIAGIAQSLNVREGAVQGVMAAYLLTYGGSQLIYGPVSDRVGRRPVILLGMAIFMAATVVALTTHSLTVLITASALQGCGTGVAGVMARTLPRDLYEGPALRHANSLLNMGILVSPLLAPLIGGLLDTAWGWRACYAFLLIACLIVTLSLFFLMPETRPAQAPRTRLLTSYRTLLGNLPFNCYLLMLIGGLAGVAVFEACSGVLLGAELGFDSLSVSILFILPIPAAFFGAWFAGRPHRRFHSLMWQAVMSCVVAGVMMWIPGWFGVMNVWTLLIPAALFFFGAGMLFPLATSGAMEPFPFLAGTAGALIGGLQNSGAGALASFSATLAQNSQFSLGMLMTAMAMVILLCWLPLAHREQRHGQAV, translated from the coding sequence ATGAGAACGTTAGCCAGCCGTCATCTGCTGCTGATGCTTATTCTGCTGGTCGCAGTTGGGCAGATGGCACAAACCATTTATATTCCGGCGATTGCCGGTATCGCACAAAGCCTTAACGTACGTGAAGGCGCCGTACAAGGCGTGATGGCCGCTTACCTGCTGACCTACGGCGGTTCGCAGTTGATATACGGTCCGGTCTCCGACCGCGTAGGCCGCCGCCCGGTGATTCTGCTCGGCATGGCGATTTTTATGGCCGCGACGGTGGTTGCCCTCACGACCCACAGCCTGACCGTACTGATTACCGCCAGCGCCTTGCAGGGCTGCGGCACCGGCGTAGCGGGCGTAATGGCGCGAACGCTGCCGCGCGATTTGTATGAAGGCCCGGCGCTGCGCCATGCCAACAGTCTGCTGAATATGGGCATTCTGGTCAGCCCATTACTGGCACCGCTGATTGGTGGGCTGCTGGACACCGCCTGGGGCTGGCGCGCCTGCTACGCGTTTCTGCTCATCGCCTGTCTGATAGTGACACTGAGCCTGTTTTTCCTGATGCCGGAAACCCGGCCCGCGCAGGCACCGCGCACGCGCCTGCTCACCAGTTACCGCACGCTGCTAGGCAACCTGCCGTTTAACTGCTATCTGCTGATGCTGATTGGCGGTCTCGCGGGTGTCGCGGTTTTTGAAGCCTGCTCGGGTGTGCTGCTGGGCGCGGAACTGGGTTTTGACAGCCTGTCGGTCAGTATTCTGTTTATTCTGCCGATCCCGGCGGCCTTCTTCGGGGCCTGGTTTGCCGGACGCCCTCACCGACGTTTCCATTCACTGATGTGGCAGGCGGTGATGAGTTGCGTGGTGGCCGGTGTGATGATGTGGATCCCCGGCTGGTTTGGCGTGATGAATGTCTGGACGCTGCTGATTCCGGCTGCGCTGTTTTTCTTTGGCGCAGGCATGCTATTCCCGCTGGCGACCAGCGGCGCGATGGAGCCTTTCCCGTTCCTGGCGGGTACCGCGGGCGCACTGATTGGCGGCCTGCAAAACAGCGGTGCCGGTGCGCTGGCCTCCTTTTCTGCTACGCTTGCGCAAAACAGCCAGTTCAGCCTCGGCATGCTGATGACGGCAATGGCGATGGTGATTCTGCTATGCTGGCTGCCGCTGGCGCATCGCGAACAGCGCCACGGCCAGGCGGTGTAA
- a CDS encoding LysR family transcriptional regulator gives MKMTVRQLRAFLAVAHTLNFAQASERLSLSQPALSLAIRGLEEALGGALLRRTTRRVMLTAEGEAFFPMARQLLADWDNAEEAMCQRFTLQRGKVSVAAMPSFASNALPPVLKIFRDCHSGINVTVHDVINEQVLEMVRDGRVEMGIAFEPEPDSALHFTSLTNDRFVAVVPADSPLTRRGQLSWRELVSCDFISLQRPSAVRLLLEQTLARSGYRLDVAFESHQLVTVGRMVASGLGVSAVPALCARQMEELGAVCLPLTQPVIERRVGVIRRDHTPLSAAAQALLNALRAAFPASGVVNK, from the coding sequence ATGAAGATGACCGTCAGACAGTTACGTGCGTTTTTAGCGGTAGCTCACACTCTGAACTTTGCGCAGGCCAGCGAGCGGCTCAGTCTGTCCCAGCCTGCGCTTAGCCTGGCCATTCGCGGGCTGGAAGAGGCACTGGGCGGTGCGCTGCTCAGGCGCACCACCCGGCGGGTTATGCTCACCGCCGAAGGTGAGGCGTTTTTTCCGATGGCGCGCCAGCTACTGGCCGACTGGGATAACGCGGAAGAAGCGATGTGCCAGCGCTTTACGCTACAGCGCGGCAAGGTGTCGGTTGCCGCCATGCCCTCTTTTGCCAGCAACGCCCTGCCGCCGGTGCTGAAGATCTTTCGCGACTGCCACAGCGGCATTAACGTGACGGTACATGACGTCATCAATGAACAGGTGCTGGAGATGGTGCGTGATGGCCGGGTGGAGATGGGTATAGCGTTTGAACCCGAGCCGGACAGCGCCCTGCATTTCACCTCGCTGACAAATGACCGCTTTGTCGCGGTGGTGCCTGCCGATTCGCCACTTACCCGGCGCGGGCAGCTGAGCTGGCGTGAACTGGTAAGTTGCGACTTTATCTCGTTGCAGCGCCCGTCTGCGGTGCGGCTTTTACTGGAACAGACGCTGGCGCGCAGCGGTTATCGCCTCGACGTTGCGTTTGAAAGCCATCAACTGGTGACGGTTGGGCGCATGGTGGCAAGCGGGCTTGGGGTTAGCGCCGTGCCTGCGCTGTGCGCTCGCCAGATGGAAGAACTGGGAGCGGTGTGCCTGCCGCTCACTCAGCCTGTTATTGAACGCCGCGTTGGCGTCATCCGCCGTGACCACACGCCACTTTCGGCCGCAGCCCAGGCGCTGCTCAACGCCCTGCGCGCGGCGTTCCCGGCATCTGGCGTGGTAAACAAGTGA
- a CDS encoding CoA transferase subunit A, which translates to MAGLDKRVASYEAALEGISNNMTVLAGGFGLCGIPENLIAEIRRRAVSGLTVVSNNCGVDGFGLGVLLETRQVSKVVASYVGENALFEKQVLTGELEVELTPQGTLAEKIRAGGAGIPAFYTATGYGTPVAQGKEVREFDSRHYILERAITGDFAIVKGWKADWYGNVIYRHTAQNFNPLMATAGRITVVEVEEIVPPGELDPAAIHTPGIYVDRLIQGTFEKRIEQRTLRA; encoded by the coding sequence ATGGCCGGTCTGGATAAGCGCGTCGCAAGCTACGAAGCGGCGCTTGAGGGCATCAGTAACAACATGACGGTGCTGGCGGGGGGGTTTGGGTTGTGCGGTATCCCGGAGAACCTGATTGCTGAAATCCGTCGCCGCGCCGTCAGTGGGCTGACGGTGGTTTCCAACAACTGCGGCGTGGACGGTTTCGGCCTCGGCGTGCTGCTCGAAACTCGCCAGGTGAGCAAAGTGGTGGCGTCTTACGTAGGCGAGAACGCGCTGTTTGAAAAACAAGTTCTCACTGGTGAGCTGGAAGTGGAGCTGACGCCCCAGGGCACGCTGGCAGAAAAAATTCGTGCCGGTGGTGCCGGTATCCCGGCTTTTTACACCGCGACCGGCTACGGCACGCCGGTTGCGCAGGGCAAGGAGGTGCGCGAGTTCGACAGTCGTCATTACATCCTTGAGCGCGCCATCACCGGTGACTTTGCCATTGTGAAAGGCTGGAAGGCCGACTGGTACGGCAACGTCATTTATCGCCACACGGCGCAGAACTTTAACCCGCTGATGGCGACCGCCGGTCGCATCACGGTGGTAGAGGTCGAAGAGATTGTGCCGCCGGGCGAGCTGGACCCGGCAGCTATCCACACGCCAGGCATTTATGTCGACAGACTGATTCAGGGCACGTTTGAAAAGCGTATTGAACAGCGCACCCTGCGCGCATAA
- a CDS encoding CoA transferase subunit B, whose protein sequence is MLTREQMAQRVARELRDGYYVNLGIGIPTLVANYVPDGVDVMLQSENGLLGMGAFPTEAELDADMINAGKQTVTARKGAAIFDSAQSFAMIRGGHVDLTVLGALEVDVSGNIASWMIPGKMVKGMGGAMDLVAGAENIIVMMTHASKSGESKLLSACTLPLTGAGCIHRVLTDLAYLEIEGGAFILRERAPGVSVEEIMAKTAGRLVVPDHVPEMRFA, encoded by the coding sequence ATGCTTACTCGTGAACAAATGGCGCAGCGCGTGGCGCGCGAACTGCGCGATGGCTATTACGTTAACCTGGGCATCGGCATTCCTACGCTGGTGGCTAACTATGTACCAGATGGCGTGGACGTGATGTTGCAGTCGGAAAACGGTCTGCTTGGCATGGGGGCGTTCCCGACCGAGGCCGAGCTTGATGCCGATATGATCAATGCCGGTAAACAAACGGTCACGGCGCGCAAAGGCGCGGCGATTTTCGACTCTGCGCAGTCGTTCGCCATGATTCGCGGCGGCCATGTTGACCTCACGGTGCTGGGGGCGCTGGAGGTGGACGTGAGCGGCAATATCGCCTCCTGGATGATCCCCGGCAAAATGGTCAAGGGCATGGGCGGCGCGATGGATCTTGTCGCCGGTGCGGAAAATATCATTGTGATGATGACGCACGCGTCCAAAAGCGGGGAATCGAAACTGCTCAGTGCCTGCACGCTGCCGCTTACTGGTGCAGGTTGTATTCACCGCGTGCTCACTGACCTTGCTTACCTTGAAATTGAAGGCGGCGCGTTTATTTTGCGCGAGCGTGCGCCGGGCGTGAGTGTGGAAGAGATTATGGCGAAAACTGCCGGTCGGCTGGTGGTGCCAGACCACGTTCCCGAAATGCGTTTTGCGTAA
- a CDS encoding acetyl-CoA C-acetyltransferase, with protein MKDVVIVAAARTPIGSFHGVLAPLTAVELGTCVVRAVLAQTGVAPEQVDELIFGQVLSAGCGQNPARQTAIHAGLPYSVPAVTLNKVCGSGLKAILQAAQAIRCGDADIVIAGGQESMSQSPYLLDGARAGLRLGHASMVDSVIHDGLWDAFNDYHMGITAENLAEKYAISREQQDVYALRSQQRAAAAHEAGRFSQEIVPVSVPDGKKPPRLVDTDEQPRPQTSLDTLARLRPAFRQDGGTVTAGNASSLNDGAAAVMLMSAEKAAALKLPVLARVAAYASAGVDPALMGIGPVYATQRCLEKAGWGIDELDLIEGNEAFAVQALAVGQELGWDEARVNVNGGAIALGHPIGASGCRILVTLLYEMQRRKAKRGLATLCVGGGQGVALAVERD; from the coding sequence ATGAAAGACGTTGTTATTGTCGCTGCGGCACGCACGCCAATAGGCAGTTTTCACGGCGTGCTGGCACCGCTCACAGCGGTGGAGTTAGGTACCTGTGTGGTGCGTGCGGTGCTGGCGCAAACCGGCGTTGCGCCCGAGCAGGTTGATGAACTGATTTTCGGCCAGGTGCTCAGTGCTGGCTGCGGGCAAAACCCGGCGCGGCAGACGGCCATTCACGCCGGGCTGCCGTATAGCGTACCGGCGGTGACGCTCAATAAAGTCTGCGGCTCCGGCCTTAAAGCCATACTCCAGGCTGCGCAGGCCATTCGCTGTGGCGATGCTGACATTGTCATTGCCGGTGGCCAGGAGAGCATGAGTCAGTCGCCGTACCTGCTTGACGGTGCGCGCGCGGGTTTGCGCCTCGGCCACGCCAGCATGGTGGATAGCGTTATTCATGATGGCCTGTGGGATGCCTTTAACGACTATCACATGGGTATCACAGCAGAAAATCTTGCTGAAAAATACGCCATCAGTCGCGAACAGCAGGATGTCTACGCGCTGCGTTCACAGCAGCGGGCGGCGGCGGCGCATGAAGCCGGACGCTTCAGCCAGGAGATTGTGCCGGTGTCCGTGCCGGATGGTAAAAAGCCGCCGCGCCTTGTGGATACTGATGAGCAGCCAAGGCCGCAGACCAGCCTGGATACGCTGGCACGCCTGCGTCCGGCCTTTCGCCAGGATGGCGGCACGGTAACGGCAGGCAATGCCTCATCACTCAACGACGGCGCGGCGGCGGTGATGCTGATGAGTGCTGAAAAAGCCGCTGCCTTAAAGCTGCCGGTGCTGGCGCGGGTAGCGGCGTATGCCTCGGCGGGCGTAGATCCAGCGCTGATGGGCATCGGTCCGGTGTATGCCACGCAGCGTTGTCTGGAGAAGGCGGGCTGGGGGATTGATGAGCTGGACCTGATAGAAGGCAACGAAGCCTTTGCCGTGCAGGCGCTGGCGGTGGGCCAGGAACTGGGCTGGGATGAGGCACGGGTGAACGTGAACGGCGGCGCCATTGCGCTGGGTCATCCGATTGGCGCATCCGGCTGCCGCATTCTGGTTACGCTGCTGTATGAAATGCAGCGGCGCAAGGCAAAACGCGGTCTGGCAACGCTGTGCGTTGGCGGTGGGCAGGGCGTGGCGCTGGCGGTGGAGCGTGATTGA
- a CDS encoding 3-hydroxybutyrate dehydrogenase has translation MNLNGKTALVTGSTSGIGLGIAVSLAQAGASVILNGFGEVAAAQATLAALGGRHGYHDADLRDVSQIEAMMHYAQEAFGGVDIVVNNAGIQHLATVENFPVAKWDDILAINLSSAFHTSRLALEQMKARNWGRIINIASVHGLVGSKEKAAYVAAKHGLVGLTKVIALETAQTGVTCNALCPGWVLTPLVQQQIDRRIAAGDDPHQARDDLLAEKQPSRQFVTPEQLGSLTLFLCSEAGEQVRGVAWNMDGGWVAQ, from the coding sequence ATGAATCTCAACGGTAAAACGGCGCTGGTCACCGGGTCGACCAGCGGTATTGGTTTAGGGATTGCGGTGTCGCTGGCGCAGGCCGGGGCAAGCGTGATCCTCAACGGTTTTGGCGAGGTCGCAGCGGCACAGGCCACGCTTGCGGCCCTGGGCGGCAGGCACGGCTATCATGATGCTGATCTACGTGATGTTTCACAGATTGAAGCCATGATGCACTACGCGCAGGAAGCATTTGGTGGCGTCGATATTGTGGTAAATAACGCCGGTATTCAGCATCTGGCTACGGTAGAGAACTTTCCGGTCGCAAAGTGGGATGACATTCTCGCCATTAACCTGAGTTCTGCTTTTCATACCAGCCGCCTGGCGCTGGAGCAGATGAAAGCGCGTAACTGGGGGCGCATTATTAATATCGCCTCGGTGCATGGGCTGGTGGGATCAAAAGAAAAGGCGGCCTACGTGGCGGCTAAACACGGGCTGGTTGGGTTGACGAAAGTGATTGCGCTGGAAACCGCACAAACAGGGGTGACCTGCAATGCGCTATGCCCCGGCTGGGTGTTAACGCCGCTGGTACAACAGCAGATTGACCGGCGCATCGCGGCAGGCGATGACCCGCATCAGGCGCGTGATGACCTGTTGGCCGAAAAACAACCGTCGCGCCAGTTTGTCACACCTGAGCAGCTTGGCAGCCTCACGCTGTTTTTGTGTAGCGAAGCTGGGGAGCAAGTGCGCGGTGTAGCATGGAATATGGACGGCGGCTGGGTGGCACAGTAA
- a CDS encoding HD domain-containing protein codes for MKISVQDTLNLLNIIIEPLFPVLARHQQRTAYIALCLARELQQPPESVRCVYMAANLHDIGVLGKKYPGLTEASLESESVLRHHEALGVSMSSGIRFLKPVIGVLKHHHICWDSAEPNKYPIENHLVAFADRFELYLRKCPSNYIVSAQGIVSGFIERYPALCPHIYPALQSLARKDEFWFHLESDRLYSVLKLLSPLNDVTIDSEDFLEVCLLISRMVDKYSSFTVTHSTSVANVACVLGRVMGLSPTEQKELAIAGYLHDIGKIHIPLHILEKKGSLTDQEYALIRKHSYKTWEILTMIKPLHKLGRWASSHHERLDGSGYPFGLMAADLCLPSRILAVADVFSALTENRPYRQGISAQKALHILDSEVRRHKLDKQVVNAVRIHIDAIYACVLKT; via the coding sequence ATGAAAATATCGGTGCAGGATACGTTAAATCTGCTGAATATCATTATTGAGCCACTGTTCCCTGTTCTGGCCCGACACCAGCAGAGAACCGCCTATATCGCGCTGTGTCTGGCGCGTGAATTACAGCAGCCACCGGAAAGTGTGCGCTGTGTTTATATGGCGGCAAATTTACATGATATTGGTGTGCTGGGTAAAAAATACCCGGGCCTGACTGAAGCCAGCCTGGAGTCCGAGAGCGTTCTACGCCACCACGAAGCGCTTGGCGTCTCTATGTCCTCCGGTATCCGTTTTCTTAAGCCCGTTATTGGCGTGTTAAAGCACCATCATATTTGCTGGGACAGCGCCGAACCCAATAAATACCCCATTGAAAACCATCTCGTTGCGTTTGCCGATCGCTTTGAACTGTATCTGCGCAAGTGCCCGTCGAACTATATTGTCAGCGCGCAGGGTATTGTCAGCGGCTTCATTGAGCGCTATCCGGCACTGTGTCCACACATCTACCCGGCGTTGCAAAGCCTGGCGCGCAAAGACGAATTCTGGTTTCACCTGGAGTCTGACCGACTGTATAGCGTATTAAAGCTGCTCAGTCCGCTAAACGATGTCACTATCGACAGCGAAGATTTTCTTGAAGTGTGCCTGCTGATTTCACGCATGGTGGATAAGTACAGCAGCTTTACGGTGACGCACAGTACCAGTGTTGCCAACGTTGCCTGCGTGCTGGGACGTGTCATGGGGTTATCGCCGACAGAGCAAAAGGAGCTGGCAATAGCCGGTTATCTGCACGATATTGGCAAAATCCATATCCCACTGCATATTCTGGAAAAGAAAGGCAGCCTGACCGACCAGGAGTATGCCCTTATCCGCAAGCACAGTTATAAAACCTGGGAAATTCTGACCATGATTAAACCGCTGCATAAGCTGGGGCGCTGGGCATCGAGCCACCACGAACGCCTGGATGGCAGCGGTTATCCCTTTGGTCTGATGGCCGCTGATTTATGTCTGCCGAGCCGGATTCTGGCTGTTGCCGATGTGTTCAGTGCACTGACGGAAAACCGCCCTTACCGCCAGGGGATCAGTGCCCAAAAGGCGCTGCACATTCTCGATAGCGAGGTGCGCCGCCATAAACTGGACAAACAGGTTGTGAACGCCGTCAGAATCCACATTGATGCCATTTACGCCTGCGTGCTCAAAACATAG